One Staphylococcus simiae genomic region harbors:
- a CDS encoding PLP-dependent aminotransferase family protein, producing MKSTLYIELYEKLKKQIIEGQFNANDKFYSKRQLGNHLSVSQTTIEHAYHLLQDEGYIYSKPRSGYFVSDIESLPVLNNYNYEKLSVADSINENNSSTENEYSFKLAQIDTKYFPIDLFRKYSKEVFDANNLIFLQRGDIQGEVELRQQISQYLFNSRGVTCHPNQIIIGSSTEQLLNLLVTLLNDSSFIIEKPSYPPIKFVLDKQHVSYDQIKVEKNGINIDEVIKSNKNIVYITPSHQFPTGFIMDLKKRTQLINWAQENENRYIIEDDYDSEFRYYGKPIPALQSLDSKEKVIYISTFSKSIFPSCRIAYLVLPSKLLHRYYNQQHKETNTVPVHMQKIVSLFMESGSFNRHLNRMRKVYRNKLSFILNELKPYKDQLTIEGAETGMHFNITVTNGLTLKECLDRASTEKLELQVYNYEEIDDYNKSPKFILGFGGINEDKLKAHTDALIRALII from the coding sequence ATGAAATCTACTTTGTATATTGAACTATACGAAAAACTAAAAAAGCAAATTATAGAAGGACAATTTAATGCTAATGATAAATTTTACTCAAAAAGACAACTTGGAAATCATCTTTCAGTAAGTCAAACAACAATAGAACATGCATATCATCTTTTACAAGATGAAGGATATATATATTCTAAACCTAGGTCTGGATACTTTGTCTCTGATATTGAGTCTTTGCCTGTGTTAAATAATTATAATTATGAAAAGTTATCTGTTGCTGATAGTATAAATGAAAATAATTCGTCTACAGAAAATGAATATTCATTTAAACTAGCTCAAATTGATACTAAATATTTTCCAATTGATCTGTTCAGAAAATATTCGAAAGAGGTATTTGATGCTAATAACTTAATTTTTTTGCAACGTGGAGATATTCAAGGAGAAGTGGAGTTACGTCAACAAATATCACAATATCTATTTAATAGTCGGGGAGTAACCTGCCATCCAAATCAAATAATCATTGGCTCATCAACAGAACAATTGCTCAATTTATTAGTCACTTTACTTAATGATTCTTCATTTATAATAGAAAAACCTAGTTATCCACCTATAAAATTTGTCTTAGATAAACAACATGTCAGTTATGATCAAATCAAAGTCGAAAAAAATGGAATTAACATTGATGAAGTCATTAAATCTAATAAAAACATTGTTTATATAACACCTTCTCATCAATTTCCAACAGGTTTTATTATGGATTTAAAAAAAAGAACGCAACTCATCAACTGGGCACAAGAAAATGAAAATAGATACATAATAGAAGATGACTATGATTCAGAATTTAGGTATTATGGTAAGCCTATTCCAGCATTACAAAGTTTAGATTCAAAAGAAAAAGTAATATATATAAGTACATTTTCAAAGTCAATTTTCCCAAGTTGTAGAATTGCTTATTTAGTACTTCCTTCAAAACTACTTCATCGTTATTATAATCAACAGCACAAAGAAACAAATACTGTTCCAGTTCATATGCAAAAAATAGTCTCTCTTTTCATGGAAAGTGGTAGTTTTAATAGACATTTAAACAGAATGAGGAAAGTTTATAGAAATAAGTTATCTTTTATACTTAATGAATTAAAACCTTATAAAGATCAATTAACTATAGAAGGTGCAGAAACAGGTATGCATTTCAATATCACTGTTACAAATGGATTAACATTGAAAGAATGTCTAGATAGAGCTTCGACAGAGAAATTAGAATTACAAGTTTATAATTATGAAGAAATTGATGATTATAATAAATCACCTAAATTTATACTTGGTTTTGGAGGAATAAATGAAGATAAATTAAAAGCGCATACTGATGCATTAATTAGAGCATTAATTATATAG
- a CDS encoding CtsR family transcriptional regulator, with product MHNMSDIIEQYIKHLFEESNEDVVEIQRAHIAQRFDCVPSQLNYVIKTRFTNEHGYEIESKRGGGGYIRITKIENKDATGYINHLLQLIGPSISQQQSYYIIDGLLDKALINEREAKMIQAAIDRETLAMDMVSRDIIRANILKRLLPVINYY from the coding sequence ATGCATAATATGTCGGACATCATAGAACAATACATCAAACACTTATTTGAAGAGTCGAATGAAGATGTCGTTGAAATTCAAAGAGCACATATTGCTCAACGGTTCGATTGTGTCCCTTCACAATTAAATTATGTCATTAAAACACGATTTACTAATGAACATGGTTATGAGATAGAAAGTAAACGTGGTGGTGGTGGATATATTCGAATCACAAAAATTGAAAATAAAGATGCAACAGGTTATATTAATCATTTATTACAATTAATAGGACCTTCTATATCACAGCAACAATCATACTATATAATAGATGGTTTATTGGATAAAGCTTTAATTAATGAACGAGAAGCTAAAATGATTCAAGCAGCTATTGATCGCGAAACATTAGCGATGGATATGGTTTCAAGAGATATTATTAGAGCAAATATTTTAAAAAGATTACTTCCAGTAATTAATTATTATTAA
- the pdxS gene encoding pyridoxal 5'-phosphate synthase lyase subunit PdxS has protein sequence MSKIIGSERVKRGMAEMQKGGVIMDVVNAEQARIAEEAGAVAVMALERVPSDIRAAGGVARMANPKIVEEVMNAVSIPVMAKARIGHITEARVLESMGVDYIDESEVLTPADEEYHLRKDQFTVPFVCGCRNLGEAARRIGEGAAMLRTKGEPGTGNIVEAVRHMRQVNAEVSRLTVMNDDEIMTFAKDIGAPYEILKQIKDNGRLPVVNFAAGGVATPQDAALMMELGADGVFVGSGIFKSEDPEKFAKAIVQATTHYQDYELIGKLASELGTAMKGLDINQLSLEERMQERGW, from the coding sequence ATGAGTAAAATTATTGGTTCTGAACGAGTAAAACGTGGTATGGCTGAAATGCAGAAAGGCGGCGTTATTATGGACGTAGTTAACGCTGAACAAGCTAGAATTGCTGAAGAAGCAGGAGCAGTCGCTGTAATGGCATTAGAAAGGGTTCCTTCAGATATCAGAGCAGCTGGTGGAGTTGCACGTATGGCTAATCCTAAAATAGTTGAAGAAGTAATGAATGCAGTGTCAATCCCTGTAATGGCTAAAGCACGTATTGGACATATTACTGAAGCCCGTGTTTTAGAATCAATGGGAGTAGATTATATAGATGAATCAGAAGTTTTAACACCTGCTGATGAAGAATATCATTTAAGAAAAGACCAGTTTACTGTTCCATTTGTATGTGGCTGTCGTAATTTAGGTGAGGCTGCAAGAAGAATTGGAGAAGGTGCGGCAATGTTACGTACTAAAGGTGAACCTGGAACAGGAAATATAGTAGAAGCTGTCAGACATATGAGACAAGTTAATGCTGAAGTAAGTCGTTTAACTGTTATGAATGATGATGAAATTATGACATTTGCTAAAGATATTGGTGCACCGTATGAAATTTTAAAACAAATTAAAGATAATGGTCGTTTACCAGTAGTTAACTTTGCGGCAGGTGGAGTAGCAACACCTCAAGATGCAGCTTTAATGATGGAACTTGGAGCTGATGGTGTATTTGTTGGGTCTGGTATTTTCAAATCAGAAGATCCTGAGAAATTTGCAAAAGCAATCGTACAAGCAACGACGCATTATCAAGATTATGAATTAATAGGTAAATTGGCAAGTGAATTAGGTACTGCAATGAAAGGCCTAGACATAAATCAATTATCATTAGAAGAGCGTATGCAAGAGCGTGGTTGGTAA
- the pdxT gene encoding pyridoxal 5'-phosphate synthase glutaminase subunit PdxT translates to MKIGVLALQGAVREHIRHIELSGHEGVTVKRVEQLNEIEGLILPGGESTTLRRLMNLYGFKEALQQSSLPMFGTCAGLIVLAQDIVGETGYLNKLNITVERNSFGRQVDSFETELEIKEIANDIEGVFIRAPHIAKVGENVEVLSTVNDKIVAVKQDKYLGVSFHPELTDDYRVTDYFINKIIKETH, encoded by the coding sequence ATGAAAATAGGTGTATTAGCATTACAAGGTGCCGTTCGTGAGCATATTCGACATATTGAATTAAGTGGTCATGAAGGCGTAACCGTAAAAAGAGTTGAGCAATTAAATGAAATTGAAGGTTTAATTCTTCCTGGTGGAGAATCAACAACATTGAGACGTTTAATGAATTTATATGGTTTTAAGGAAGCGTTACAACAATCATCATTACCAATGTTTGGCACTTGTGCTGGATTAATTGTATTAGCACAAGATATTGTTGGAGAAACCGGATATTTAAATAAATTGAACATAACAGTAGAGCGTAATTCATTTGGCAGACAAGTGGATAGCTTTGAAACTGAACTAGAGATAAAAGAAATAGCTAACGATATAGAAGGAGTATTCATTCGAGCTCCACATATTGCTAAAGTTGGAGAAAATGTAGAAGTGTTGTCTACAGTTAATGATAAAATTGTAGCTGTAAAGCAAGATAAATACTTAGGTGTATCATTTCATCCTGAACTAACAGATGATTATAGGGTGACTGATTATTTTATTAATAAAATAATTAAAGAAACACATTAA
- the folB gene encoding dihydroneopterin aldolase produces MQDKIFLNGLRFYGYHGVLSAENDIGQIFVVDVEMLIDLSVAGMSDKVEDTVNYGEVFEVIKSIMEGQPVNLLEHLAERIAKRINSHYNRVLETKIRITKENPPIPGHYQGVGIEIVRGKK; encoded by the coding sequence ATGCAAGACAAAATATTTCTTAATGGTTTAAGGTTTTATGGCTATCACGGTGTGTTATCAGCAGAAAACGATATTGGGCAAATATTTGTAGTTGATGTTGAAATGTTAATAGATTTGTCGGTTGCAGGTATGTCAGATAAAGTAGAAGATACAGTGAATTATGGAGAAGTCTTTGAAGTAATTAAAAGTATAATGGAAGGCCAACCGGTCAACTTATTAGAACATCTAGCTGAACGTATTGCCAAACGTATAAATTCACACTATAATCGTGTATTAGAAACAAAAATTAGAATCACTAAAGAAAACCCACCGATTCCAGGACACTATCAAGGTGTTGGTATAGAAATAGTGAGGGGAAAGAAATGA
- a CDS encoding protein arginine kinase: MTNDIHENISEWMKSNQDNPIIMSSRIRLARNLDNHVHPLMYKNEQDGFRVINEVQDALPKFDLLRLDQLDQQSKMKMVAKHLVSPELIKQPAAAVLVNDDESLSVMLNEEDHIRIQSMGTDIALQELYNKASEIDDELDKQLDISFDEQLGYLTTCPTNIGTGMRASVMLHLPGLSIMKRMSRIAQTINRFGYTIRGIYGEGSQVYGHMYQVSNQLTLGKSETEIIETLTEIVNQIIQEEKQIRQRLDIYNKLETEDRVHRSLGILQNCRMISMEEASYRLSEVKLGIDLSYIKLQNFKFNELMVGIQSPFLLDDEEEIDIKVKRAELLRKHIK, from the coding sequence ATGACTAATGATATTCATGAAAATATTAGTGAATGGATGAAAAGTAACCAAGATAATCCCATCATTATGTCATCAAGAATACGGCTAGCAAGAAATTTAGATAATCATGTGCATCCACTAATGTATAAAAATGAACAAGATGGCTTTAGAGTTATAAATGAAGTTCAAGACGCTTTGCCAAAATTTGATTTATTACGTTTAGATCAACTTGATCAACAAAGTAAAATGAAAATGGTAGCTAAACATCTTGTTAGTCCTGAATTGATTAAACAGCCAGCTGCAGCAGTATTAGTAAACGATGATGAATCTTTAAGTGTCATGTTAAATGAAGAAGATCATATTCGTATTCAATCAATGGGAACAGATATTGCGTTACAAGAGCTTTATAATAAAGCATCAGAGATAGATGATGAATTGGATAAACAACTTGATATAAGTTTTGATGAACAATTAGGCTACTTAACGACATGTCCTACGAATATTGGTACAGGTATGAGAGCTAGTGTGATGTTACACTTACCGGGATTATCAATAATGAAAAGAATGTCTAGAATCGCACAAACTATTAACCGTTTTGGTTATACAATAAGAGGTATATATGGTGAAGGGTCTCAAGTATATGGCCATATGTATCAAGTTTCAAATCAACTTACGCTTGGTAAATCTGAAACAGAAATTATTGAAACACTGACTGAAATTGTTAATCAAATTATTCAAGAAGAAAAGCAAATTCGTCAAAGATTAGATATTTATAATAAACTAGAAACAGAAGATAGAGTACATCGTTCTTTAGGAATTTTACAAAATTGTAGAATGATATCGATGGAAGAAGCTTCATATAGATTAAGTGAAGTAAAGTTAGGTATAGATTTAAGTTATATCAAATTACAAAATTTCAAATTTAATGAATTAATGGTTGGCATACAATCTCCATTTTTATTAGATGATGAAGAAGAAATAGATATAAAAGTTAAAAGAGCAGAATTATTGAGAAAACATATAAAATAG
- the lysS gene encoding lysine--tRNA ligase → MSEEMNDQMQVRRQKLQELYDLGIDPFGSKFDRTGLSNELKENWDQFSKEELAEKEEESHVAIAGRLMTKRGKGKAGFAHIQDLAGQIQIYVRKDQVGDDQFELWKNADLGDIVAVKGVMFKTNTGELSVKAKEFILLTKSLRPLPDKFHGLQDIEQRYRQRYLDLITNEDSTRTFINRSKIIQEMRNYLNKQGFLEVETPMMHQIPGGAAARPFVTHHNALDATLYMRIAIELHLKRLIVGGLEKVYEIGRVFRNEGVSTRHNPEFTMIELYEAYADYHDIMDLTESMVRHIAQNVFGSAKVQYNGETIDLESSWRRLHMVDAVKEATGVDFYEVNSDEEAKALAKEHGIEIKDNMKYGHILNEFFEQKVEETLIQPTFIYGHPIEISPLAKKNPEDARFTDRFELFIVGREHANAFTELNDPIDQRARFEAQLVEKEQGNDEAHEMDEDFIEALEYGMPPTGGLGIGIDRLVMLLTDSPSIRDVLLFPYMRQK, encoded by the coding sequence ATGTCAGAAGAAATGAATGACCAAATGCAGGTCCGTCGACAAAAATTACAAGAATTATATGATTTAGGAATAGACCCATTTGGTTCTAAATTTGATCGTACAGGTTTATCAAATGAATTGAAAGAGAATTGGGATCAATTTTCAAAAGAAGAACTTGCAGAAAAAGAAGAAGAAAGTCATGTTGCTATTGCTGGACGCCTAATGACAAAACGTGGCAAAGGTAAAGCAGGATTTGCTCATATACAAGATTTAGCAGGACAAATTCAAATTTATGTACGTAAAGACCAAGTCGGAGATGACCAATTTGAGTTGTGGAAAAATGCTGATTTGGGAGATATTGTTGCTGTAAAAGGTGTTATGTTTAAAACTAATACTGGAGAATTATCTGTAAAAGCCAAGGAGTTCATTCTTTTAACAAAATCTTTGCGTCCTTTACCAGATAAATTCCATGGACTTCAAGATATAGAACAACGTTATCGTCAACGTTATTTAGATTTAATAACTAACGAGGATAGTACGCGCACATTTATAAATCGTAGTAAAATTATTCAAGAAATGAGAAATTATCTTAATAAACAAGGTTTCTTAGAAGTAGAAACACCAATGATGCATCAAATACCAGGTGGCGCAGCTGCAAGACCTTTCGTTACACACCATAATGCGCTAGATGCAACACTGTATATGCGTATTGCTATTGAGCTACATTTGAAACGCTTAATTGTAGGCGGACTTGAAAAGGTATATGAAATCGGACGTGTATTCCGTAACGAAGGTGTATCTACTAGACATAATCCAGAGTTTACAATGATTGAATTGTACGAAGCTTATGCTGATTATCATGATATTATGGATTTAACTGAATCTATGGTCAGACATATAGCTCAAAATGTATTCGGTTCAGCAAAAGTACAATATAATGGTGAAACAATCGACCTAGAATCATCATGGAGAAGATTGCATATGGTTGATGCTGTTAAAGAAGCTACTGGTGTAGATTTTTATGAAGTAAATAGTGATGAAGAAGCTAAAGCCTTAGCTAAAGAACATGGTATAGAGATTAAAGATAATATGAAATATGGTCATATATTAAATGAATTTTTCGAACAAAAAGTTGAAGAAACACTAATTCAACCAACATTTATCTATGGTCATCCAATAGAAATATCACCTCTAGCTAAAAAGAATCCAGAAGATGCTAGATTTACTGATCGTTTTGAATTGTTTATTGTAGGTAGAGAACATGCAAATGCCTTTACTGAATTAAATGATCCAATTGATCAAAGAGCTAGATTTGAAGCACAACTTGTTGAAAAAGAACAAGGTAATGATGAAGCTCACGAAATGGATGAGGACTTTATTGAAGCCTTAGAATATGGTATGCCTCCAACAGGTGGGTTAGGTATTGGTATAGACCGTCTTGTAATGTTGTTAACTGATTCTCCATCTATTAGAGATGTATTATTATTCCCATATATGAGACAAAAATAA
- the folK gene encoding 2-amino-4-hydroxy-6-hydroxymethyldihydropteridine diphosphokinase, which yields MITAYLGLGSNVGDREGQLQQAIDILNHFSGIDVIKCSPIYETAPVGYTDQPNFLNLCLEILTTLSVEDLLEHCLDTEKQLHRVRNERWGPRTLDVDILLYGDNIIEKDNLIVPHPRMNERAFVLIPLNDIAPNIVEPRSQQVISELVPIDDSVIKYEN from the coding sequence ATGATAACTGCATATTTGGGATTAGGTAGTAATGTTGGGGATAGAGAAGGTCAATTACAACAAGCAATTGATATTTTGAATCATTTTTCTGGGATTGATGTTATAAAATGTTCTCCTATTTATGAAACTGCGCCAGTAGGATATACAGACCAGCCTAACTTTTTAAATTTATGTCTTGAGATATTAACGACATTATCAGTAGAAGACTTATTAGAACATTGCTTAGATACTGAGAAACAATTGCATCGAGTTAGAAATGAACGTTGGGGACCAAGAACGCTTGATGTTGATATATTATTGTATGGAGACAATATAATTGAGAAAGATAATTTGATTGTTCCTCATCCGAGAATGAACGAAAGAGCATTTGTTTTAATACCTTTAAATGATATAGCTCCTAATATAGTAGAACCACGTTCTCAACAAGTGATAAGTGAACTTGTACCAATTGATGACTCAGTGATTAAATATGAGAACTAA
- a CDS encoding NupC/NupG family nucleoside CNT transporter yields the protein MHILIGIIGIIFFLALAFLFSSDKKNIRWQYVGILLVIQLVFAFLLLKTTIGISVIGGISSGFNYLLLKAADGVNFVFGGFKFVKADQPPFFLSVLMPIVFISAIIGILQYTRILPLLINVLGFLISKINGMGRLESYNAVAAAILGQSEVFISLKKQLPYIPKQRLYTLTASAMSTVSASIIGAYFTLIEPKYVVTAVVLNLFGGFVVASIINPYRVNEEDDKLLVDEGETKNQSFFEMLGEYILDGFKVAVIVGAMLIGYIAIIALLNGIVSGIFSLASGGQISWDFQTLIGFVFAPFAFLVGVPWNEAVQAGSVMATKLLSNEFVAMQALGKLDGITEHAKGVTSVFLVSFANFSSIGIISGAIKSLNDKKGDMVARFGLKLLFGATLVSFISAAIAGFFI from the coding sequence ATGCACATACTAATTGGTATTATAGGGATTATCTTCTTTTTAGCACTTGCGTTTTTGTTTAGCTCAGATAAAAAGAATATTCGTTGGCAATATGTTGGTATTTTACTAGTTATACAACTTGTTTTTGCATTTTTATTATTAAAAACTACTATTGGTATTTCGGTTATTGGTGGTATTTCTAGCGGGTTTAATTACTTGTTATTAAAAGCTGCAGATGGCGTTAATTTCGTTTTTGGTGGATTTAAATTTGTCAAAGCAGATCAACCTCCATTTTTCTTGAGCGTTTTAATGCCGATTGTATTCATTTCAGCAATTATAGGTATTTTGCAATATACAAGGATTCTACCATTGTTAATTAATGTATTAGGATTTTTAATTTCTAAAATAAATGGTATGGGCCGTTTAGAATCATATAATGCTGTAGCCGCAGCTATTTTAGGTCAATCTGAAGTATTTATTTCATTAAAAAAACAATTACCATACATACCTAAGCAACGTTTATACACATTAACTGCTTCTGCCATGTCTACTGTATCTGCTTCAATTATTGGTGCTTATTTCACTTTAATTGAACCAAAATACGTTGTTACTGCAGTCGTACTTAACTTATTTGGTGGTTTCGTCGTCGCTTCAATTATCAATCCATATAGAGTTAATGAAGAAGATGATAAGTTATTAGTAGATGAAGGAGAAACTAAAAATCAATCCTTCTTCGAAATGTTGGGAGAATATATTTTAGATGGATTCAAAGTTGCAGTGATTGTTGGTGCCATGTTAATTGGTTATATTGCAATTATTGCATTATTAAACGGAATCGTTAGTGGTATATTCAGTCTAGCATCTGGTGGTCAAATTTCTTGGGATTTCCAAACATTAATTGGTTTTGTCTTTGCTCCATTTGCATTTTTAGTTGGTGTTCCATGGAATGAAGCTGTACAAGCAGGATCTGTAATGGCTACTAAATTGCTTTCTAATGAATTTGTTGCTATGCAAGCGCTTGGCAAATTAGATGGTATTACTGAACATGCTAAAGGTGTTACATCTGTATTTCTAGTATCTTTCGCGAACTTCAGTTCTATCGGTATCATCTCTGGTGCAATTAAATCACTTAATGATAAAAAAGGTGATATGGTAGCTCGCTTTGGTTTAAAATTATTATTTGGTGCTACACTTGTATCATTCATTTCCGCAGCAATTGCTGGTTTCTTCATTTAA
- a CDS encoding UvrB/UvrC motif-containing protein — protein sequence MLCENCQLNEAEVKLKVTSKHGTEEKWVCQTCAQGNHPWNSSQDQPLDQEYQDDIEEAFVVKQILQHLATKHGIDFQEIAFREEKRCPSCQMTLKDIAHVGKFGCSECFATFKDDIYDIVRRVQGGQFEHVGKTPQSSYKKLALKRKIEEKNQYLSTLIEEQNFEEAAIVRDEIKALKDESEV from the coding sequence GTGCTTTGTGAAAATTGCCAACTGAATGAAGCGGAAGTTAAATTAAAAGTAACAAGTAAACACGGCACCGAAGAAAAATGGGTTTGTCAAACGTGTGCACAGGGTAATCACCCTTGGAATTCATCTCAAGATCAGCCATTAGATCAAGAATACCAAGATGATATTGAGGAAGCATTTGTTGTAAAACAAATTTTGCAACATTTAGCTACAAAACATGGCATTGATTTTCAAGAGATAGCGTTTAGAGAAGAAAAACGGTGTCCAAGTTGCCAAATGACATTAAAAGATATTGCACATGTAGGTAAATTTGGTTGTTCAGAGTGCTTTGCAACTTTTAAAGATGATATTTATGATATTGTACGTAGAGTTCAAGGTGGTCAATTTGAGCACGTTGGAAAAACACCACAATCATCATATAAAAAATTAGCATTGAAAAGAAAAATAGAAGAAAAAAATCAATATTTATCAACATTGATTGAAGAACAAAACTTTGAGGAAGCAGCGATTGTAAGAGATGAAATTAAAGCCCTTAAAGATGAGAGTGAGGTTTAA